A window from Molothrus ater isolate BHLD 08-10-18 breed brown headed cowbird chromosome 24, BPBGC_Mater_1.1, whole genome shotgun sequence encodes these proteins:
- the LUZP1 gene encoding leucine zipper protein 1, giving the protein MAECTGYKETSNRHLRFKLQSLSRRLDELEEATKNLQKAEDELLDLQDKVIQAEGSNSSMLADIEALRKRVLKIEGKDEEIRKAEELCRLMKEKLEEEESLTRDLKSEIELLQKRMAELEKLEEAFSRSKNDCTQLCLSLNEEKNLTKKISTELEILRVKVKELESSEDRLDKTEQTLTAELEKLKSLALSFITERKHFNEREKQNEKIIQELTQKLEQNNKLNRADQTRNASNLLERSSNNLLDRNDMRIEDDLTSALPSKETRRKGSVDYLKHVENETRNKSENQKNKNQEDNKVKDLTQEIEKLKIQIKHFESLEEELKKVRAKNNDLEDSYLSEQNKNKLLTGQLEEIKMQIKKQKELENGEVENEDTSFSSRGKHDRPKYRGVMTDLAAAKHKPRELSPQQRRERARNRDFSLSNDSYSARRVPSPSLMNRKAGKASAASALSDTAVTDARRLEEKSLVSTVCSGQKESCIVQNEGKRCKEQPSVLSRYPPAAQEQKAWKAPSKAVGDTGLRSKAEKPSQVFRGSCQNGADSRDEKSSKGESTGSVSEKLKASQAEVSECLGDTQLTRGNHSSSNGTASAYRYHVSSSVSASDSAASKVEAASTFAASHRQPSEGRAKRAVISQEREAADTSLESGKLSMLTKRSHRSRSQEDLLQLLTGLDKEGPEQSSSSAADHVNMGLKTDSKTIQSNQEKINSDEESGRGKKPTTQSDFETRKKVSSKQFSNSRGVFRASLFENDKKTVNDEDSTKCIKPLDASTGELKSRRSFSPREALRSKAIIKPAIVEKDMKAIMGGTVSEAESEKQKSTFKMVTNKMTSSITIFPSEPTAPRTSADTAAKERHVTTSNIRVASNEPSPSITNNVPSPFEVSVNRSTLKSSETDRSGEAVLRSKAETVVSRSSIMLKTSELTERNSEAPLETISWKSHGSSDAGSSEPKHVTVRSSWRTRQGLHSLEDSQTKVEKSATFSATNLCRSSVDLLEGEGSSSKPDFLEQTSSRTSATANSWSAPELGSRRTKSNLSASELLPRRSCASDPAAAAAWQRTTPPDESKDFVSSSRRKQYGSSEYLLQADTLGKRTTKVELQDPESNSPAPAGLQGEEQGTARAGRTSRR; this is encoded by the exons ATGGCAGAATGTACAGGGTACAAGGAAACCTCAAATCGGCACCTACGTTTCAAACTGCAGAGCCTCAGTCGCCGCCTCGATGAACTGGAGGAAGCAACTAAAAatctgcagaaagcagaggatGAACTGCTTGACCTCCAGGACAAAGTTATCCAGGCAGAAGGCAGCAACTCCAGCATGCTGGCTGACATTGAAGCCCTGAGGAAAAGAGTGCTGAAGATTGAAGGCAAGGATGAAGAAATTAGGAAGGCTGAAGAGCTTTGCAGattaatgaaagaaaagcttgaagAGGAGGAGAGCCTCACTCGAGATCTGAAGTCAGAAATTGAACTCCTTCAGAAGAgaatggcagagctggagaagctggaggAGGCCTTCAGCAGGAGCAAGAACGACTGTACACAGCTGTGTCTTAGCCTCAATGAAGAAAAGAACTTGACCAAAAAGATATCTACAGAATTAGAAATACTTAGAGTGAAAGTGAAAGAACTGGAATCATCTGAGGACAGGCTGGATAAAACTGAGCAGACCTTAACAGCTGAGctagaaaagctgaaatccttAGCCCTGAGCTTTATCAcggaaagaaaacattttaacgaaagagaaaagcaaaatgaaaaaataatccagGAGCTAACGCAGAAACTAGAACAAAACAATAAACTAAATAGGGCAGATCAAACTAGAAATGCGTCCAACTTGCTAGAAAGGTCATCCAACAACCTCCTGGACAGAAATGATATGAGAATTGAAGATGACTTGACTTCTGCACTGCCTTCTAAGGAGACCAGGAGGAAGGGAAGTGTGGATTACCTGAAACACGTAGAAAATGAAACCAGGAATAAAtcagaaaaccaaaagaataaaaaccagGAAGACAACAAAGTGAAAGATCTCACTCAAGAAATTGAGAAACTTAAAATTCAGATCAAACATTTTGAATCTTTAGAAGAAGAACTTAAAAAAGTGAGAGCCAAAAATAATGATCTGGAAGACAGTTACTTGAGTgagcagaataaaaacaaactcTTAACAGGTCAgctagaagaaataaaaatgcaaataaagaaacagaaagagctGGAGAATGGAGAAGTTGAAAATGAAGATACAAGCTTTTCTAGCAGGGGAAAGCATGACAGACCCAAATACAGAGGTGTCATGACTGATTTGGCAGCTGCTAAGCACAAGCCAAGGGAGCTCTCACCACAGCAGCGCCGGGAAAGAGCACGGAACAGAGACTTCTCCCTCAGCAATGACAGCTACAGTGCCAGGAGGGTGCCCAGTCCAAGCCTAATGaacagaaaagcagggaaagctTCTGCTGCATCTGCCCTTTCAGACACTGCTGTCACAGATGCAAGAAGACTGGAAGAGAAATCTTTGGTTTCCACTGTTTGTTCTGGTCAGAAGGAAAGCTGCATCGTGCAGAACGAGGGGAAGAGGTGCAAAGAGCAGCCGTCTGTCCTCAGCAGGTatcctcctgctgcacaggagcAGAAGGCTTGGAAAGCACCTTCCAAAGCTGTTGGTGACACAGGCCTGAGATCCAAGGCTGAAAAGCCATCCCAGGTGTTCCGTGGGAGCTGCCAAAACGGTGCTGACTCTCGGGATGAAAAGTCAAGCAAAGGAGAATCGACGGGTTCTGTGTCTGAGAAGCTGAAGGCAAGTCAGGCTGAAGTCAGTGAGTGCCTGGGGGACACACAGCTCACCAGGGGTAACCACAGCTCTTCCAATGGCACAGCCTCAGCTTACAGGTACCACGTGTCCTCCAGCGTGTCAGCCTCAGACTCTGCTGCCTCTAAAGTGGAAGCAGCGAGCACTTTTGCTGCATCCCACAGACAGCCCTCAGAGGGGAGGGCTAAAAGGGCAGTGATCTCCCAGGAAAGAGAAGCTGCAGACACATCACTTGAGAGTGGGAAGCTTTCGATGCTGACAAAGCGTTCCCATCGCTCCAGGAGTCAGGAGGAccttctgcagcttctcactGGTCTTGATAAAGAAGGCCCGGAGCAATCTTCAAGTTCAGCTGCAGATCATGTAAATATGGGTTTAAAAACTGATTCCAAAACCATACAGAGTaaccaggaaaaaattaattcagatgAAGAATCAGGGAGAGGCAAAAAACCAACCACTCAGTCAGATTTTGAGACAAGAAAGAAAGTCAGTTCCAAGCAGTTCTCCAATTCTAGGGGAGTTTTTAGAGCTTCACTTTttgaaaatgacaaaaaaactGTGAATGATGAAGACTCTACCAAGTGCATAAAACCATTAGATGCCAGCACTGGAGAATTGAAATCCAGAAGATCCTTCAGCCCTAGAGAAGCTCTGAGATCAAAAGCCATCATTAAACCTGCAATTGTTGAGAAGGATATGAAGGCAATCATGGGAGGGACTGTTTCAGAGGCAGagtcagaaaaacagaagtctACTTTTAAAATGGTAACAAATAAAATGACAAGCAGCATCACAATCTTTCCTTCTGAGCCAACAGCTCCAAGGACCTCTGCAGATacagcagcaaaggaaaggCACGTTACCACCAGCAACATCAGAGTTGCTTCAAATGAGCCTTCACCATCAATAACAAACAATGTCCCTTCACCCTTTGAGGTGTCAGTTAATAGAAGTACTCTGAAGTCATCTGAGACAGACAGGAGTGGAGAGGCAGTGCTGAGAAGTAAAGCTGAAACAGTGGTCTCGAGAAGCAGCATTATGCTAAAGACTTCTGAACTCACAGAGAGGAACAGTGAGGCACCTTTGGAGACAATCAGCTGGAAGAGCCACGGCTCGTCAGACGCAGGCTCATCCGAACCCAAGCACGTCACCGTCAGAAGTTCCTGGAGAACAAGACAAGGCCTGCATTCCCTGGAGGACTCTCAAACCAAAGTGGAGAAAAGTGCAACTTTCAGTGCCACAAACTTGTGTAGATCCTCAGTGGACCTTTTAGAAGGGGAAGGGAGTAGTTCAAAGCCAGACTTCCTGGAGCAGACTTCCTCAAGGACAAGTGCCACAGCAAATTCTTGGAGTGCCCCTGAGCTGGGGTCCCGAAGGACCAAAAGTAACTTAAGTgcatctgagctgctgccacgcaggagctgtgccagtgaccctgcagcagctgctgcctggcagcgCACCACGCCCCCT GATGAAAGCAAGGATTTTGTGTCCAGTTCCAGAAGGAAGCAGTATGGCTCTTCTGAGTACCTCCTCCAGGCTGACACTCTGGGCAAAAGGACAACCAAGGTGGAGCTGCAGGACCCTGAATCCAACTCCCCTGCACCAGCAGGGCTCCAAGGAGAGGAGCAG GGCACTGCCCGCGCTGGCCGGACATCGCGGAGATGA